TCCGGCGCATCGTGGAGGGGCAGACGGCCCTCATCATCACGCACAGGTTCAGCACGGCCATGCAAGCCGACATCATCCACGTCATGGACGACGGCAACATCATCGAGTCGGGCTCCCACGCGGACCTCATCGTGAGGGGGGGGCATTACGCGACGTCGTGGGCGGCGCAGATGCGCCAGGCCGGCACCCAGGCGGCTGCCGGCACCCAGGCAGCTAAGGTGATGGAGTAGCACGTCGGATGCGGCGGCTCGTTCGGGTGCTGTCCTTGGGAGGGGATCTCCTGCTCGGTGGGCTCTTCGTGGCCGGTAGCGCAGCGTACTTCGTCCCTCCGGGTCCCCTCTGGGTCCTTCAGTTAATCGCTCCAGCGGTTCCTTACCTTGGGGCTGCCGTGATAGGCGTGGCTGTTGCCATGGCGCTAACGCGGCGCTGGATCGCCTTCGCAAGCCACCTCGCTATTTTGGTCGCCGCTGTTGCCGCACCGATGGGTTCGGGGGGGGCGGTCCCTGCCACCGTCCCACCCGCTACGCCTACCCTCACAGTAGTGAGCTTCAATGCTCCGGGATTCTCCGGGAGGGCGTTCGAGCGACTGGTGACCGAGGCGAGGCCGCACGTCTTCGCGCTCCAAGAGGTCACGGTCCAGGCGACCCCGCCATCCGGGCAGGTTCAGGGCGGGGGGCTCGTGGTCGTCCCCGCCCTCTTGGGCCGCGGGTACGGGCTCTCGCGGCTAGCCGGTGATGCGTACGCCCCCGTGCGGGAGCCCATCTTCTCCCTGCTCGAGCCGGCCGGCCCAGCCCAACTCGTCGCGGGGTACCCCCAGGAAGGGCTGTGGAGATCGGGAGGGATCACGCGTTCGCTCTACCACTGGCAGGGGCGAGTCATCGCCGTCTACAGCGTGCACATGCACTCCTTCAGTGGAGAGCGGCCGTGGAAGCGGGTAGGGGGGGAGCGGCACGTGTTTTCGCTCTCGGCGTGGTACCGCGCTCTACGTTCCTACCGGGCTGATTTTCGGATACGGGCGGAGCAGGCGCGGGAGTTCCGTCGCGTGCTCGAATCGGAGCCGCACCCGTTCATCGTGTGTGGCGATCTCAACAGCACGCCGTACCACTGGGCCTACGCCCACCTCGCCGCCCCGCTGCAAGACGCGTTCAAGGGGGCCGGAAGTGGGTGGGGCGGGACCTACCACGCACGCCTCCCCCTCGTCCGGATCGACTACGTCCTGGCCAGTAAGGAGTGGGAGGTGCGGGCGGCTCGCGTGGATAAGAACGTGGCCTCGGACCACCGGCCCCTGGTAGCAGAACTCGCGTTACGGCCCCAAGAGTAGTCGAGGGCGACCCGCGTTATGACGGCGTGCCCATCGGCCGATAGCTACCGTGTTGGACGTCCCGCCTCCCAGCTCCGGTCCGGTCTGCTGAGAAGGGAGAGTGGTGCCGCACACGTGCGGGCTGTTTCGTTTCCCTCGCCTATGCCTCCTCCGCCCGCTCCAGGGGAGCCCCCGCGCTACGGCCCCTCTCGGGCCCGACGTTTGAGGAGGCGGGGAGACGGCGCAGCAGGCCAACAGGACAGGGGTCCCTCGGCTGTCGCCTCGGCTTATCTTACGGTTTAGACCTATGCGCCCGTCACAGTCTTACGCTGGCCGAACAGCCGATCGGGCCAGATCATCCATTGTGCCACCCACTGACCGTTGTGCCACCCATAATCAGCGGCATTGAAATGGAACGCCGCGCAGAATTCGACTTGCTGACGCTCTTCAGCCGGACCGCGCTCGGAGGGGAACAGGAAGTGCGCGCTGAGGCGCTACTCGGAGAGGACCTCGACTGGGGTTACCTGGGCGCGATCGCCGGTTACCACGGCGTCCAGCCCCTGTTGTACTACCACCTGCGGAGGCTGGCGCCGGAACTGCTCGCGGTAGAGCCGCTCGACCGGCTACGGGCCGTCGTCGGCGCCCGTTCTGCGCACGGGCTCGTGCTCGTGCACGAGCTGGGCCGGCTCGCCGGGGTGTTCGAGCGCGAGGGGCTCCCCGTCATCGCTATGAAGGGTCCCGTCCTGGCGCAGAGCATCTACGGGGGCATCGCGCTGCGTCCGTTCGTCGACCTCGACCTCGTGATCGACCGCGCGAGGTTCGACGAGGCCAACCGCATCCTGGAAGGGGAGGGGTACGAGTCCCGGGAGCTGACCCCGTTCCAGAAGCGAAGCTACCTCTTCATCCACGGCCAGTTCACGTTCTGGCGCCGCATGGCGAGCGTGGGGTCGGCGCTGGCGGTGATCGACCTCCACACGGCGATAATGCCGCCCGGCTACTCGTACACGGAGGACTTCGGCGACCTCCTCAGGCGCTCCGGGACGATGAAGTTCGGGGCGTCGGAAACGCGGGTCTTGGAGACGGTCGATCTCCTCGAGGTGCTGTGTTACCACGGGTTCAAGAACCGGTGGGACCGGCTGAAGTACATCGCCGACGTGGCCGAGCTCCTGCGCGCTACGCCAGAGCTGAACTGGGACGCGGTGTACGCCCGCGCCCGCGCGATG
The Rhodothermales bacterium genome window above contains:
- a CDS encoding nucleotidyltransferase family protein, with the translated sequence MERRAEFDLLTLFSRTALGGEQEVRAEALLGEDLDWGYLGAIAGYHGVQPLLYYHLRRLAPELLAVEPLDRLRAVVGARSAHGLVLVHELGRLAGVFEREGLPVIAMKGPVLAQSIYGGIALRPFVDLDLVIDRARFDEANRILEGEGYESRELTPFQKRSYLFIHGQFTFWRRMASVGSALAVIDLHTAIMPPGYSYTEDFGDLLRRSGTMKFGASETRVLETVDLLEVLCYHGFKNRWDRLKYIADVAELLRATPELNWDAVYARARAMRSSRVLWLGLSLAERVLDAPVPERVSRDVHADRHVMSLSEEIVERLPQQAHMRVEPYLDRVRLNILAQDSLLGRLRYGAYATARRISELYIPEGD
- a CDS encoding endonuclease/exonuclease/phosphatase family protein: MSFNAPGFSGRAFERLVTEARPHVFALQEVTVQATPPSGQVQGGGLVVVPALLGRGYGLSRLAGDAYAPVREPIFSLLEPAGPAQLVAGYPQEGLWRSGGITRSLYHWQGRVIAVYSVHMHSFSGERPWKRVGGERHVFSLSAWYRALRSYRADFRIRAEQAREFRRVLESEPHPFIVCGDLNSTPYHWAYAHLAAPLQDAFKGAGSGWGGTYHARLPLVRIDYVLASKEWEVRAARVDKNVASDHRPLVAELALRPQE